A window of the Lactobacillus amylovorus DSM 20531 genome harbors these coding sequences:
- a CDS encoding proline--tRNA ligase: MRQSKFFMPTLKEAPSDAVAESHKLMIRGGYIRQVTAGVYAYLPLGYRVLRKAEAIIEQEMDRINVPEMIMPHLLPATLWQESDRYKKYGPEMFKLKDRHGRESLLGPTHEETFTEIIAKNLKSYKQMPMALYQIQTKFRDENRPRFGLLRGREFVMLDGYSFAATRDQLDEQFNDQENAYKRIFKRAGVTVHPVIADSGTMGGKNSTEFQAPAAIGEDTIATNENGTYAANLEMAKSIDTFKQAPEDPKELTKVATPDCDTIEKLAKFLDVPATRIVKSILYIADGQKILVLIRGDKQINEVKLGHVLDADEIHEADTKDLKEITGSEKGGVGPVNAGWADKIIADETVKNLYNVVVGAGETDYQYKNANLDRDFKVDEFADLRVANEGEPDPVDHLPLKFTTSIEVGHIFKLGTYYTKTMGADFLDQNGKAQPVIMGSYGIGVTRMLSAAVEQHLTERGVAWPKEIAPFEIHIVQMKMNKDDQTELAEKLEKKFSEKYDVLYDDRKERAGVKFADADLVGAPIRITIGKKAADGIVEVKRPTDAKATEMSIDELDKFVNQELG, from the coding sequence GAACAAGAAATGGACAGAATTAATGTTCCTGAAATGATTATGCCTCACTTGCTTCCAGCAACCTTATGGCAAGAATCAGACCGTTACAAGAAGTATGGCCCAGAAATGTTTAAGCTTAAAGACCGTCATGGTCGTGAAAGCTTGTTAGGACCTACTCACGAAGAAACATTTACAGAAATTATTGCTAAGAATTTGAAGAGTTACAAGCAAATGCCAATGGCTCTTTATCAAATTCAAACCAAGTTCCGTGATGAAAACCGTCCTCGTTTTGGTCTTCTTCGTGGTCGTGAATTTGTAATGCTTGACGGTTACAGTTTTGCTGCTACTCGTGATCAATTGGATGAACAATTTAACGATCAAGAAAATGCCTACAAGCGTATTTTCAAGCGTGCCGGTGTAACTGTTCACCCCGTAATCGCTGACTCAGGTACAATGGGTGGTAAGAATTCTACTGAATTCCAAGCTCCTGCAGCTATTGGTGAAGATACCATAGCTACTAACGAAAATGGTACTTATGCTGCTAACCTTGAAATGGCCAAGAGTATTGACACATTTAAACAAGCTCCTGAGGATCCTAAGGAATTAACTAAGGTAGCAACCCCTGATTGCGATACTATTGAAAAATTGGCTAAATTCTTAGATGTTCCTGCAACTAGAATTGTTAAGAGTATTCTTTACATCGCCGATGGTCAAAAGATCTTAGTTTTAATTCGTGGTGATAAGCAAATCAACGAAGTAAAATTAGGCCACGTCCTTGATGCTGATGAAATTCATGAAGCTGATACCAAGGATTTGAAAGAAATCACTGGTAGTGAAAAGGGCGGCGTAGGTCCTGTAAATGCAGGCTGGGCTGATAAGATCATTGCTGATGAAACTGTTAAGAATCTTTACAACGTCGTTGTTGGTGCAGGCGAAACTGACTACCAATACAAGAACGCTAACTTAGATCGTGACTTCAAGGTTGATGAATTTGCTGACCTTAGAGTTGCTAACGAAGGTGAACCAGACCCAGTTGATCATTTACCACTTAAGTTCACTACTTCAATCGAAGTAGGTCACATCTTTAAGTTGGGTACTTACTACACTAAGACCATGGGTGCTGACTTCTTGGACCAAAATGGTAAAGCACAACCAGTTATTATGGGTTCATACGGTATTGGTGTAACTAGAATGCTTTCTGCAGCAGTTGAACAACACTTAACTGAACGCGGTGTAGCATGGCCAAAGGAAATTGCACCATTTGAAATTCATATTGTTCAAATGAAGATGAACAAGGATGATCAAACTGAATTAGCTGAAAAACTTGAAAAGAAATTCAGTGAAAAGTATGATGTTTTATATGACGATCGTAAGGAACGTGCCGGTGTTAAGTTTGCTGATGCTGACTTAGTTGGTGCACCAATTAGAATTACGATTGGTAAGAAAGCTGCTGATGGTATTGTTGAAGTTAAGAGACCAACTGATGCTAAGGCAACTGAAATGTCAATTGATGAATTAGATAAGTTTGTAAATCAAGAGTTAGGATAA